Proteins encoded by one window of Candidatus Pelagibacter giovannonii:
- a CDS encoding ATP phosphoribosyltransferase regulatory subunit produces the protein MKLKNSFNQILKSQNFKYIELDSIIESKHILKRSGGNFRQYLFSFYDQNFREWSLRPDLTISSVIKFIKEKINNRTKWYYTGEAYRKANTRSNSVIKKQTGFEIYASNNNNKDDEEIVKTSIKILKKTTFKKAQLNIGNIEIFYALVNRLEMPNRWKERIKRHFSREVYLNKLLKKLSTNSDINFEVVKQDKKKAEKLRKENPKKIFSGRSLKEILDRFDIKNYSDPRVNSNKKNVKIIRDYFKISCSIDKAPKILNEFFKKNNLNLIISPDYFPIRKNNLKNVKVLFSTNIGRSVPYYSNMVFNIQVNVKGKIHTFVSGGRYNELVKNLGYKKNITAVGAAIDLNLL, from the coding sequence ATGAAATTAAAAAATTCCTTTAATCAAATTCTCAAATCTCAGAATTTTAAATATATAGAGTTAGACAGTATTATTGAATCTAAACATATTCTTAAGAGATCAGGTGGAAATTTTAGGCAATATCTATTTTCTTTTTATGATCAAAATTTTAGAGAATGGTCGCTTAGACCAGACTTGACAATTAGCAGTGTAATAAAATTTATTAAGGAAAAAATAAACAATCGAACAAAATGGTATTATACAGGTGAAGCTTACCGTAAAGCAAACACAAGATCTAATTCAGTGATAAAAAAACAAACAGGTTTTGAAATTTATGCTTCCAATAACAATAATAAAGATGACGAAGAAATAGTTAAAACTTCAATAAAAATTTTAAAAAAAACAACTTTTAAAAAAGCGCAATTAAATATTGGAAATATTGAAATATTCTATGCTTTGGTCAATAGATTAGAAATGCCAAACAGATGGAAAGAGAGAATTAAGCGTCACTTTAGTAGAGAGGTTTATCTTAATAAATTATTAAAAAAGTTATCCACTAACTCTGATATTAATTTTGAAGTAGTCAAACAGGACAAAAAAAAAGCAGAAAAATTAAGAAAAGAAAATCCTAAAAAAATTTTTTCAGGGAGGTCATTAAAAGAAATTCTAGATAGATTTGATATAAAAAATTATTCAGACCCTAGAGTAAATTCTAATAAAAAAAATGTTAAAATTATTAGAGATTATTTTAAAATATCTTGTTCAATTGATAAAGCTCCAAAAATTCTTAATGAATTCTTTAAGAAAAATAATTTAAATTTGATTATTAGCCCAGACTATTTTCCAATTAGAAAAAATAATTTAAAAAATGTTAAAGTTTTATTTTCAACTAATATTGGAAGAAGTGTCCCATACTATTCAAATATGGTTTTTAATATTCAAGTTAATGTTAAAGGAAAAATACACACTTTTGTATCTGGGGGTCGTTACAATGAGTTGGTTAAAAATTTAGGTTATAAAAAGAATATAACAGCTGTAGGGGCTGCAATTGATTTAAATTTATTATGA
- the hisS gene encoding histidine--tRNA ligase: protein MNKDKKILIPGLPSGFQDRWGKTLSLKKKLLKVIEDNYISYGYSDLETSPMELSSNIGNSLAEDDSNPMADIFTFNEDDKEISLRYDLSNPLARFYAQNYLELPNPYKRYQIGDVFRREKPGNGRFKSFGQCDADIIGKFNSAQANSELCNLIASTLIKCGLKKDQFVVNISNRKIVQGLMDQLKITDEKQKQKVLRAIDKLDKPGFGISGVQQLLTEKRTDDSGAVTIGAKLSTDQASEIINFLKVKDLDQLKSNLKNTLSEEGIGETEDLLKVLSYGEYADVVKFDSSKIRGLDIYTGFIVETNLTFEVKNPKGKVISPGSVCSGGEYLVSKFKGEDFLGTGISIGIDRLVFCLEQLSQIQVDENKPVIVCVMDEKYLKNYYEILKVLRDNNINSEIFLDSKKNLGKNLTYANKKQCPVAVICGENEFKDNTITLKNLLGVKGENNQVTVPKEKLLDEIKKFL, encoded by the coding sequence ATGAATAAAGATAAAAAAATATTAATACCAGGCTTACCTAGTGGTTTTCAAGACAGATGGGGCAAAACATTATCTCTTAAAAAAAAATTACTAAAGGTTATTGAAGATAACTATATAAGCTATGGATACAGCGATTTAGAAACATCTCCAATGGAGTTAAGTTCTAATATTGGAAATTCTCTAGCTGAAGATGATAGTAACCCCATGGCAGACATCTTCACATTTAACGAAGATGATAAGGAAATTTCTTTGAGGTATGATTTATCAAATCCTCTTGCAAGGTTTTATGCTCAAAATTATTTAGAATTACCTAACCCATACAAGAGATATCAAATAGGAGATGTATTCAGACGAGAAAAACCAGGAAACGGTCGTTTTAAAAGTTTTGGTCAATGTGATGCTGACATTATCGGTAAGTTTAATAGTGCTCAGGCTAATTCAGAATTATGTAATTTAATTGCAAGTACACTAATAAAATGTGGATTAAAAAAGGATCAATTTGTAGTCAATATTAGTAATAGAAAAATTGTTCAAGGTTTAATGGATCAATTAAAAATAACTGATGAAAAGCAAAAACAAAAAGTTTTAAGAGCAATTGATAAATTGGATAAACCTGGTTTTGGAATTAGTGGAGTTCAACAATTATTAACAGAAAAAAGAACCGATGATAGTGGGGCCGTAACCATTGGCGCAAAGTTGAGTACTGATCAAGCATCTGAAATTATTAACTTTTTAAAAGTTAAAGATTTAGATCAATTAAAGTCTAATTTAAAAAATACACTTTCAGAGGAAGGTATTGGAGAAACTGAAGATTTATTAAAAGTATTAAGCTATGGCGAATATGCTGATGTGGTTAAATTTGACTCTTCTAAAATTCGTGGACTTGATATTTATACAGGTTTTATAGTTGAAACTAATTTAACATTTGAAGTAAAAAATCCAAAAGGAAAAGTTATTTCTCCTGGTTCTGTTTGTAGCGGCGGGGAATATTTAGTATCTAAGTTTAAGGGAGAAGACTTTTTAGGGACAGGGATTAGTATTGGAATTGACAGATTAGTATTTTGTCTTGAACAGCTTTCCCAAATTCAAGTAGATGAAAACAAACCTGTAATTGTTTGTGTAATGGACGAAAAATATTTAAAAAATTATTATGAGATTTTAAAAGTTTTAAGAGACAATAATATCAACTCTGAAATATTTTTAGACAGTAAAAAAAATCTTGGCAAAAATTTAACGTATGCGAATAAAAAACAATGCCCAGTAGCTGTTATTTGTGGTGAAAATGAATTTAAAGATAATACGATTACTTTAAAAAACCTTTTAGGAGTTAAAGGTGAAAACAATCAAGTTACAGTTCCAAAAGAAAAACTATTAGATGAAATTAAAAAATTCCTTTAA
- the infA gene encoding translation initiation factor IF-1, with protein sequence MSKQEMLSFSGIVEDLLPNAMFRVKLENGHIVTAHAAGKLRKNRIRVLQGDKVQVEMTPYDLTKGRITFRG encoded by the coding sequence TTGTCAAAACAAGAAATGCTGAGTTTTTCTGGCATAGTGGAAGACCTTTTACCGAACGCAATGTTTAGGGTGAAGCTAGAAAACGGGCACATTGTTACGGCGCATGCTGCTGGCAAATTAAGAAAAAATAGAATTAGAGTTCTTCAAGGCGACAAAGTCCAGGTGGAAATGACCCCCTATGATTTGACAAAAGGAAGAATTACTTTTAGAGGTTAA
- the hisD gene encoding histidinol dehydrogenase has protein sequence MIKILDSKNKKFNKTLDVLLSKRKNKVQLNSVSVIKIIRDVKKNGDKAILKYEKRFNKNSIIAPSIKQINRAIQSLDPKVKKAIDLAYDRIYKFHSLQKFKNISYTDKLKNKLEYKYVPIESVAIYVPGSTASYPSSVLMNAVPAIVAGVKRLVMVNPGQKGKQNPAVLYAAKKCKIKEIYSIGGPSAIAAVAYGTKKIKKVDKIVGPGNSYVAAAKKEVFGDVGIEGMIAGPSEVTIVCDKFSNPEWIASDLIGQAEHDNLAQCILISKDKSIIKKVNDEINNQLKEIPRAAIAKNSLLNNGIIIHMQSDQKIINTVNKIAPEHLELNTKNYKKVVGKIKNAGSICLGKYAVMAMTDYNVGSNHVLPTNSSARYSSGVSVNEFYKRISYINLSKKGIYTLGPSVITLANYEGLAGHAKSVEKRIRRK, from the coding sequence ATGATTAAGATATTAGATAGTAAAAATAAAAAGTTTAACAAAACTCTAGACGTATTACTGTCTAAACGAAAAAATAAAGTCCAACTTAATTCAGTTTCAGTTATTAAAATTATTAGAGATGTTAAGAAAAATGGAGATAAAGCTATTTTAAAGTATGAAAAGAGATTTAATAAAAATAGTATTATTGCTCCAAGCATAAAACAAATAAATAGAGCTATTCAGTCTTTAGATCCAAAAGTTAAAAAGGCAATCGATCTTGCTTATGATAGAATTTATAAATTCCACTCATTACAAAAATTTAAAAACATTTCTTATACAGACAAACTAAAAAATAAATTAGAGTATAAATACGTACCTATTGAATCAGTTGCAATTTATGTGCCTGGTTCAACAGCCTCATATCCTTCCAGTGTTTTAATGAATGCAGTACCTGCAATTGTTGCTGGAGTGAAAAGACTAGTTATGGTTAATCCAGGTCAAAAAGGTAAACAAAATCCGGCTGTATTATATGCTGCAAAGAAATGTAAGATTAAAGAGATTTATTCAATTGGAGGACCATCTGCTATTGCAGCTGTTGCATATGGTACTAAGAAAATTAAAAAAGTTGATAAAATTGTAGGTCCTGGAAATTCTTACGTAGCTGCAGCAAAAAAAGAAGTTTTTGGAGATGTTGGAATTGAAGGAATGATAGCAGGACCTTCTGAAGTAACAATTGTTTGTGATAAATTTTCAAACCCTGAATGGATAGCAAGTGATCTAATAGGTCAAGCAGAACACGATAATCTTGCTCAATGTATTTTAATTTCAAAAGATAAATCAATTATTAAAAAAGTTAATGATGAAATTAATAATCAATTAAAAGAAATACCTAGAGCGGCAATTGCAAAAAATAGTTTACTCAATAATGGAATTATAATTCATATGCAGTCTGACCAAAAAATTATTAATACAGTAAATAAAATTGCTCCTGAGCACTTAGAGCTTAATACTAAGAACTATAAAAAAGTAGTTGGTAAGATTAAAAATGCAGGATCTATCTGTTTAGGAAAATATGCTGTAATGGCAATGACTGACTATAATGTTGGCTCTAACCATGTATTGCCAACCAATTCTTCAGCAAGATATTCAAGTGGAGTTAGTGTTAATGAATTTTATAAAAGAATTTCATATATAAACCTATCAAAAAAAGGTATTTACACTTTGGGCCCATCAGTTATAACACTAGCAAACTACGAGGGTTTAGCGGGACATGCTAAGTCGGTAGAAAAAAGAATTAGGAGAAAATAA
- a CDS encoding DUF2948 family protein translates to MDKKYLSKIIATDNEGLQVISACCSGAEVKVDQIKYLQKNKVFLLSLKRSKVETEEQDKKVTSICKFEFVDRVKSKNIKQNDHEEKLELIGMDYLKNNDNYEINLMFTNNAYITLSTEIIEVTLDDQNKAD, encoded by the coding sequence ATGGATAAAAAATATTTATCAAAGATTATAGCTACAGATAATGAGGGATTACAAGTAATCTCAGCGTGCTGTTCTGGAGCCGAGGTTAAAGTTGATCAAATTAAATATCTTCAGAAAAACAAAGTTTTTTTATTATCATTAAAAAGATCGAAAGTAGAAACGGAAGAACAAGATAAAAAAGTTACTAGTATTTGTAAGTTTGAATTTGTAGATAGAGTTAAATCTAAAAATATTAAACAAAATGATCATGAAGAAAAATTAGAGTTAATTGGGATGGATTATTTAAAAAATAATGACAATTATGAGATAAACCTAATGTTTACAAACAACGCATATATTACATTATCGACAGAAATAATTGAAGTAACCTTAGACGACCAAAATAAAGCTGATTAA